In Sphingobacterium thalpophilum, a genomic segment contains:
- a CDS encoding metallophosphatase, whose protein sequence is MEELKSINRRSFIKQVGGFSAAVALGSLPFQVDAKSKKVKLTILHTNDVHSRIEPFPMDGGKYQGLAGVARRSTLINKIRKEEEHLLLLDAGDMFQGTPYFNLFGGKLELDLMTKLGYDAGTFGNHEFDNGLDGLVKYLDHAKFPFLTANYDFKGTVLEGRTQDYTIFHKDGIKIGVFGLGVDIEGLVDPNNFRGMKYLDPIEVSNKVVRTLKEKHKCDLVICLSHLGYQYENDKVSDLILAAKTSDIDLIIGGHTHTFLNEPTLVTNLKGTKTVVNQVGFAGINLGRIDFIMEPGSDKKQMVASTYQVNPTIPESMLA, encoded by the coding sequence ATGGAAGAATTAAAATCAATTAACCGAAGATCTTTTATCAAGCAAGTTGGTGGATTTTCTGCTGCAGTTGCTTTGGGATCACTTCCTTTTCAAGTCGACGCGAAGAGCAAAAAGGTAAAACTTACAATTTTACATACCAACGATGTTCATAGCCGTATTGAACCGTTTCCAATGGACGGCGGGAAATATCAGGGATTGGCTGGTGTTGCGCGCCGAAGTACACTGATCAATAAAATCCGCAAAGAAGAAGAACATCTTCTATTACTCGATGCAGGCGATATGTTTCAAGGTACCCCCTATTTTAATCTTTTTGGAGGAAAACTTGAACTTGACCTCATGACAAAGTTAGGTTATGATGCCGGGACATTTGGAAATCATGAATTTGACAATGGTCTTGACGGTCTTGTAAAGTACCTGGATCACGCTAAATTTCCGTTCTTAACGGCAAATTACGACTTCAAAGGAACCGTATTGGAGGGCAGAACCCAAGATTATACCATATTCCATAAAGATGGAATAAAAATAGGCGTATTTGGACTAGGGGTAGATATTGAGGGATTGGTTGACCCCAATAACTTCAGGGGAATGAAATATTTGGATCCTATTGAAGTTTCCAACAAGGTGGTCCGCACATTGAAAGAAAAACACAAATGTGATTTGGTCATCTGTTTATCGCATTTGGGCTATCAATATGAAAACGACAAGGTGTCGGATCTGATCCTTGCCGCCAAAACCTCAGACATTGATCTCATTATCGGAGGACATACGCACACCTTCTTAAATGAACCAACACTGGTTACAAATTTAAAAGGAACAAAGACCGTTGTGAATCAAGTCGGTTTTGCTGGAATTAATCTAGGACGTATTGACTTTATTATGGAACCAGGGTCTGACAAGAAACAAATGGTCGCAAGTACCTATCAGGTCAATCCGACAATTCCGGAGTCCATGTTGGCATAA
- a CDS encoding 5'-nucleotidase C-terminal domain-containing protein — MNISKQIAFIGSLGVASLLMITGCTKQLHPTQKDFQQYHINSDMQADPAVVSIYEPFKHKMEAEMNRVIGHADKALTKEKTAETLMGNFFCEALLWMSEHNAHNPADLAFATKGGIRNDLKAGDITVGHIFEVMPFENTLTILELKGSQIRQLADYIATTHGQPIAGMTLTITGNKAQDIKIKGQAIEDNKLYKLVTYDYLANGGDNLSLLTQPVSRANYPQRMREGLIEYVSELTKEGKKVNAELDGRIKIN, encoded by the coding sequence ATGAATATTTCGAAGCAAATTGCCTTTATTGGTAGCCTTGGTGTCGCTTCGCTTTTGATGATTACAGGTTGTACAAAACAACTCCATCCAACGCAAAAAGATTTCCAACAATATCATATCAATAGCGATATGCAAGCTGATCCTGCAGTCGTGTCAATCTACGAACCCTTCAAACACAAAATGGAAGCGGAGATGAATCGTGTGATTGGACATGCGGACAAGGCATTGACAAAAGAGAAAACAGCGGAAACATTAATGGGCAATTTTTTTTGTGAAGCCTTGTTGTGGATGAGTGAACACAATGCCCATAACCCCGCGGATTTGGCGTTCGCAACAAAAGGTGGTATCCGAAATGATCTTAAAGCAGGCGATATTACAGTAGGACATATTTTTGAGGTTATGCCCTTTGAGAACACATTGACGATACTCGAGCTCAAAGGTAGTCAGATTCGTCAGCTGGCTGACTATATTGCTACAACACATGGACAACCTATAGCCGGAATGACGTTGACAATTACGGGCAACAAAGCTCAGGACATAAAGATCAAAGGTCAAGCTATTGAAGACAATAAGTTATATAAATTAGTGACCTATGATTATCTTGCCAATGGTGGTGACAACCTCAGCCTGTTGACACAACCTGTATCCCGGGCTAATTATCCGCAACGCATGCGTGAAGGTTTGATTGAATATGTGAGCGAATTAACAAAAGAAGGCAAAAAAGTAAATGCAGAATTAGATGGAAGAATTAAAATCAATTAA
- a CDS encoding EamA family transporter: protein MLQGQKKAASPLMVVVAYFIIYVVWGSTFFFIEKALHSFPPFILGSFRFVVASAILMTYCAIKGYRLFNKRSIQEAAIVGFLLLFVDMAGVIWAEQYVSGGVAAIIAAAAAIWFILLDKPKWKENFSSISTVAGVALGFCGVVMLFAEQIMATNDHTDGTLKVIALSILVLGSIAWTVGSLISKYFKKSEKEEKEDLHVMVKTAWQMVTAGVLFNITALFTGEYASFTLSSVAPIDWFNLGYLITFGSILAFSSYIWLLQVRPAMEVSTYAYVNPIIALILSHFFTSHVVTSLQIVGLAVILFSVLLMNWKAYRTKLSSRSKRKKILQQENSLERLIAADPQTDNKHIPETELVH, encoded by the coding sequence ATGTTGCAAGGACAAAAAAAGGCTGCTAGCCCATTAATGGTTGTAGTTGCTTATTTCATTATTTATGTGGTATGGGGCTCGACCTTTTTCTTTATAGAAAAAGCGTTGCATAGTTTCCCCCCATTTATTTTGGGTTCGTTTCGATTTGTTGTAGCCAGTGCAATTCTAATGACATATTGTGCTATAAAAGGGTATAGATTATTTAACAAGCGTTCTATTCAAGAGGCCGCAATCGTAGGTTTTTTATTGCTCTTTGTCGATATGGCCGGGGTTATCTGGGCCGAGCAATATGTGTCTGGTGGTGTTGCCGCTATTATTGCCGCAGCCGCTGCAATCTGGTTTATTTTATTGGATAAACCCAAGTGGAAAGAAAACTTTAGCAGCATTAGCACGGTTGCTGGTGTAGCATTAGGTTTCTGTGGTGTTGTGATGCTTTTCGCTGAACAGATCATGGCGACCAATGATCATACAGACGGTACTCTTAAGGTAATTGCCCTATCTATTTTGGTATTGGGTTCTATCGCTTGGACTGTAGGTTCATTGATTTCCAAGTATTTTAAAAAATCCGAAAAAGAAGAAAAAGAGGACCTGCATGTTATGGTGAAGACTGCTTGGCAAATGGTTACCGCAGGTGTTCTCTTTAATATCACGGCGCTATTTACCGGTGAATATGCATCATTTACACTGAGCAGTGTAGCACCTATTGACTGGTTTAACTTGGGGTATTTAATCACATTTGGTTCCATCCTTGCTTTTAGCTCGTATATTTGGTTATTGCAGGTACGTCCAGCAATGGAAGTAAGTACCTATGCTTATGTGAACCCAATTATTGCACTTATATTAAGTCATTTTTTTACTTCGCATGTGGTGACCTCATTGCAAATTGTTGGACTAGCGGTTATTCTATTCTCGGTCCTATTAATGAACTGGAAAGCATATCGTACCAAGCTGTCCTCGCGCAGCAAAAGGAAAAAGATCCTTCAGCAGGAGAATAGTTTAGAGCGTTTGATAGCAGCGGATCCCCAAACGGACAACAAACATATTCCTGAGACGGAATTAGTTCATTAG
- a CDS encoding Lrp/AsnC family transcriptional regulator translates to MTKVEYNLDQVDYKILRLMQDNGRINNADIARELGMAPSAILERVKKLEQKDVILKYSAKINPAAVDQKLLSFIFIKANDIIGEQGVGLALAEIPEVQEVHDIAGDDGYLIKVRTADSTGLVDLMRNTLSKVEGIISTRTTIVLQTVKEDQQVVIPE, encoded by the coding sequence ATGACAAAAGTAGAATATAATTTAGACCAGGTCGACTATAAAATCTTGCGCTTAATGCAGGATAATGGACGGATCAACAATGCTGACATCGCAAGAGAATTAGGCATGGCACCATCGGCGATCCTCGAGCGCGTAAAGAAGCTCGAGCAAAAAGATGTGATTTTAAAGTATAGTGCCAAGATCAATCCTGCCGCGGTCGATCAGAAACTTTTATCGTTTATTTTTATCAAAGCCAATGATATTATTGGCGAACAGGGTGTAGGGTTGGCACTTGCGGAAATCCCTGAAGTTCAAGAGGTACACGACATTGCAGGTGACGATGGTTACCTTATTAAAGTAAGAACTGCGGATTCTACAGGTTTAGTGGATCTCATGCGAAATACCTTAAGTAAAGTGGAAGGTATTATTTCAACGCGGACAACAATTGTACTTCAGACTGTCAAGGAAGATCAGCAGGTTGTCATACCTGAGTAA
- a CDS encoding FUSC family protein, giving the protein MRNLFLRYTLHSDFIIYTIRVLIGFLIGYPLFVSFPQYSVSWTLISIILVISPQENESKKIAIDRAKSNFIGSAIGLSLYFVPISQLSAMIIGIVASLITCKLLNIMAVARTSMVALIIVYLHEQQSRSYFAALDRFGCVCLGCLIGLGVILSTSNIILKLRKRYNC; this is encoded by the coding sequence ATGCGTAATCTATTCCTTCGCTATACGCTGCATTCTGATTTTATTATATACACCATCCGGGTATTGATTGGCTTCCTTATAGGTTATCCCCTTTTCGTATCTTTTCCCCAATATTCGGTTTCCTGGACACTAATCTCCATTATATTGGTCATTTCACCGCAAGAGAATGAGTCGAAAAAAATAGCCATCGACCGGGCTAAATCCAACTTTATAGGATCAGCAATTGGTCTCAGTCTATATTTCGTTCCCATTTCGCAACTCTCTGCCATGATTATCGGTATTGTTGCATCATTGATTACATGCAAGCTACTCAATATTATGGCTGTGGCAAGGACATCCATGGTGGCACTCATTATCGTCTACCTTCACGAACAGCAAAGTCGCTCTTACTTCGCCGCTTTGGATCGCTTTGGCTGTGTGTGCTTAGGTTGTCTGATTGGATTGGGCGTCATCCTGTCAACGAGTAATATTATTCTGAAATTAAGAAAAAGGTACAATTGTTGA
- a CDS encoding FAD-linked oxidase C-terminal domain-containing protein, giving the protein MKDQNQLALLASQLKGELYYTHETKDQTMLLAYSTDASVYQEKPLAVAIPVDHDDIKKIIDFARHNGVTIIPRTAGTSLAGQVVGNGIIMDISRHFNHILELNVDEQWVRVQPGVIRDDLNNYLKPFGLMFGPETSTASRAMVGGMIGNNSSGLHSIVWGDTRHNLISANVLLDDCSEVTFEAVDEAAYFKKLLLAGREGDIYRNMNALLTDPEHLSAIEAGYPKRSITRRNTGYALDILADRSTPFNMCNLLAGSEGTLAIVTEAKLKLMPLPPQELGLLCVHFADMVECMHGNVVALAHKPEASELVDKYIMDFTVGHPTYKYNRFFIEGDPQALLIVEFRGQTAAETEAKAMALKADLVARGLGYAYPYITGIEQTNLVWDVRKAGLGLIRNLPGDSQPVNLIEDCAVSPEDLPAYVRDIQKLLVEEGVHASYYAHAGAGELHIEPFVNLKTAAGKRTFRSILEKTSDLVLKYNGSLSGEHGDGRLRGEFIGKVLGEKVYKLLEDVKYIFDPQGVFNANKIVNTPPMDSHLRYDNDSNRTEIKTYFDFSKDESILRLAEKCSGSGDCRKTEITGGTMCPSFMATRDEKDTTRARANMLRQFLTNSPKKNRFDHEEIKEVMDLCLSCKGCKTECPSSVDVAKMKAEFLQHYYDEHGAGFRTKLIANFTQSQKLGSWVAPIYNFVVKNDFLSGVVKKTVGFAPKRSLPTVNGTTLTQWVKKQAVASDSKRRVYLFSDEFTEYNDAEIGITAYKLLTALGYEVVIPKRVQSGRTYLSKGFVKKAKEIANQNIHFLKGLITDDTPLLGVEPSGIITFRDEYLSLVDDDLRVDAQKIAKNALMIDEFLLNEMKAGRIHSEQFTSETKKVKLHGHCYQKAFHLVTVTEQVLSFPTNFSVETIPSGCCGMAGSFGYEAEHYDISMKVAELVLLPTIRQTEPGTLIAAAGTSCRHQIKDGVGRKSYHPVEILYDALLK; this is encoded by the coding sequence GTGAAAGATCAAAATCAATTAGCCTTATTAGCGTCTCAACTCAAAGGGGAGCTCTATTATACTCATGAAACGAAGGACCAAACGATGTTGCTTGCCTATTCGACAGATGCATCTGTTTATCAAGAAAAACCCTTGGCCGTAGCCATACCCGTCGATCATGATGATATCAAAAAAATAATTGATTTTGCGCGGCACAACGGTGTCACAATCATACCACGTACCGCCGGCACTTCTTTAGCTGGTCAGGTAGTAGGCAATGGCATTATCATGGATATTTCTCGTCATTTTAACCATATACTTGAACTTAATGTCGACGAGCAGTGGGTTCGGGTACAACCTGGTGTGATCCGTGACGACTTGAATAATTATCTTAAACCGTTCGGACTGATGTTTGGCCCTGAAACTTCGACTGCAAGCCGTGCTATGGTAGGTGGAATGATTGGCAATAACTCTTCGGGTCTGCATTCGATTGTTTGGGGCGATACACGACACAATTTGATTTCGGCCAATGTACTTTTGGACGACTGTTCTGAAGTGACCTTTGAAGCAGTTGATGAAGCAGCCTATTTTAAGAAATTATTATTAGCTGGTCGTGAGGGGGATATCTACCGTAATATGAATGCATTATTGACAGACCCCGAGCATTTAAGCGCCATTGAAGCGGGCTATCCAAAACGATCTATCACGCGCAGAAATACCGGTTATGCTTTGGATATCCTTGCCGATCGCTCGACACCTTTCAATATGTGTAATTTGTTGGCAGGGTCCGAAGGAACGCTGGCTATTGTTACAGAAGCGAAACTCAAACTGATGCCCTTACCACCGCAGGAACTAGGCTTACTTTGTGTTCATTTTGCGGATATGGTAGAGTGTATGCACGGTAATGTGGTAGCCTTAGCGCACAAGCCGGAAGCATCCGAATTGGTAGATAAATACATCATGGATTTTACGGTTGGGCATCCAACTTATAAGTATAATCGTTTTTTTATTGAGGGTGATCCCCAGGCTTTATTAATTGTTGAGTTTAGGGGGCAGACAGCCGCTGAAACAGAGGCAAAAGCGATGGCTCTGAAAGCGGACCTTGTAGCCCGCGGGCTTGGTTATGCTTATCCCTACATTACGGGTATTGAACAGACCAATTTGGTTTGGGATGTACGCAAGGCAGGACTGGGGCTAATTCGCAATTTACCCGGGGATAGTCAACCTGTAAATTTGATTGAAGATTGTGCGGTGTCGCCTGAAGATTTACCTGCTTACGTGCGTGATATCCAAAAACTTTTGGTGGAAGAGGGGGTGCATGCATCCTATTATGCGCACGCGGGAGCCGGGGAACTACATATTGAGCCCTTTGTGAATTTGAAAACAGCAGCAGGGAAGCGTACATTTCGTTCAATCCTCGAAAAAACCAGCGACCTTGTATTAAAATATAACGGTTCACTGAGTGGTGAGCACGGTGATGGTCGTCTGCGCGGCGAATTTATCGGCAAAGTGCTTGGTGAAAAAGTCTACAAATTGCTTGAAGATGTAAAATATATCTTTGATCCACAGGGCGTTTTTAATGCAAATAAAATTGTCAACACGCCGCCAATGGATTCTCATTTACGTTATGACAACGATAGCAACCGAACGGAAATAAAGACCTATTTCGATTTTTCTAAAGATGAGTCTATTCTTCGGTTGGCGGAGAAGTGTTCTGGTTCGGGAGATTGCCGAAAGACTGAAATTACCGGTGGAACAATGTGCCCTTCATTCATGGCTACGCGCGATGAAAAAGATACGACACGGGCGCGGGCAAATATGTTGCGTCAATTTTTAACGAATTCCCCAAAGAAAAATCGTTTCGATCATGAGGAGATCAAAGAGGTCATGGATCTCTGTTTAAGCTGCAAAGGCTGTAAGACGGAGTGTCCTTCCAGTGTGGATGTGGCCAAAATGAAAGCCGAATTTTTGCAGCACTATTATGATGAGCATGGTGCGGGATTTAGAACAAAATTAATCGCTAATTTCACCCAGTCTCAGAAACTCGGATCTTGGGTTGCGCCCATTTACAACTTTGTGGTCAAAAATGATTTCTTGTCAGGAGTAGTCAAAAAAACAGTAGGATTTGCGCCAAAGCGTTCCTTACCTACAGTCAATGGAACGACTTTAACCCAATGGGTAAAAAAACAAGCAGTGGCAAGTGATAGTAAGCGTCGGGTTTACCTTTTTTCGGATGAATTTACCGAATATAATGATGCCGAGATCGGCATTACCGCATATAAGTTGCTGACTGCCTTGGGGTATGAAGTAGTCATTCCAAAACGTGTGCAAAGCGGGCGGACTTATCTTTCTAAAGGCTTTGTGAAAAAAGCAAAGGAGATTGCGAATCAAAATATCCATTTCTTAAAGGGACTAATTACGGATGATACGCCACTTTTAGGCGTTGAACCCTCCGGGATAATTACATTTCGAGATGAGTATTTAAGTTTAGTCGATGATGATTTACGTGTTGACGCACAAAAAATAGCCAAAAACGCGCTGATGATTGACGAATTTCTGTTGAATGAAATGAAAGCGGGACGTATTCATTCAGAACAGTTTACGTCGGAAACGAAAAAGGTAAAGCTTCATGGCCACTGTTATCAAAAGGCTTTTCATCTCGTTACTGTTACGGAACAGGTCCTATCATTTCCGACGAACTTTAGCGTAGAAACAATTCCTTCGGGTTGTTGTGGTATGGCAGGATCATTTGGTTATGAGGCTGAACATTATGATATCTCGATGAAAGTAGCCGAATTGGTTTTATTACCAACCATACGCCAAACAGAACCTGGTACTTTAATTGCCGCAGCGGGTACTTCTTGCAGACATCAGATTAAAGATGGTGTAGGAAGAAAATCTTATCATCCTGTGGAAATTTTATACGATGCTTTATTGAAATAA
- a CDS encoding DUF763 domain-containing protein yields the protein MKRSGTADLPLHYGKVPAWLYERMALLGRSIVEVILMDYGKDEVLRRLADPRWFQSFGAVLGMDWHSSGITTAVMGALKRAINPDAKSLGLYICGGKGKLSMQTPQELLRLSNDMGLDGNDLIRSSKLVAKVDNTAIQDGYQLYLHNFIVTDNGNWSVVQQGMHEKDGTARRYHWHSEKVKSFVEEPHAGISGPSQGIILNLTAAEAAANRTGIMTIVAEDSTQVMQDFAKLIMPSHHDVRASDVDLKRLGAMLYVARESQPSHFEDLLLLKGVGPRTLQSLALVSEVIHGAPSRFNDPARFSFAHGGKDGHPFPVPLTIYDESIQILQKGIEKSKLGYGEKLKSINKLHQIVLDSEKDFQPQFDIQQIIAEERRDSWKYGGRTVFGDAQPLRTNGRGLQLSLF from the coding sequence ATGAAACGATCCGGAACCGCAGATCTCCCATTACACTATGGAAAAGTACCAGCGTGGCTTTACGAACGTATGGCTTTGCTAGGTCGCTCCATTGTTGAAGTAATATTAATGGATTATGGTAAAGACGAGGTTTTGAGAAGACTGGCAGATCCCCGCTGGTTTCAAAGCTTTGGTGCTGTTCTCGGCATGGATTGGCATTCTTCAGGGATCACAACGGCTGTTATGGGGGCATTAAAACGCGCTATTAATCCCGATGCGAAATCTTTAGGACTATATATCTGTGGGGGTAAAGGCAAGCTTTCCATGCAGACCCCACAGGAACTACTTCGGCTTTCGAACGACATGGGACTAGATGGCAACGACTTGATTCGCAGCAGTAAGCTTGTTGCTAAAGTGGATAACACCGCTATTCAGGATGGTTACCAATTATATCTCCACAATTTTATCGTGACGGATAATGGCAATTGGTCGGTCGTGCAGCAAGGTATGCATGAAAAGGATGGAACTGCCCGTCGCTACCATTGGCATTCTGAAAAGGTCAAATCGTTCGTTGAAGAACCACATGCGGGTATCAGTGGTCCTTCACAAGGTATTATCCTCAACTTGACAGCTGCAGAAGCGGCGGCCAATAGAACAGGTATTATGACGATCGTAGCGGAGGATTCAACTCAAGTGATGCAAGACTTCGCTAAACTTATTATGCCATCCCATCACGATGTCCGTGCTTCGGACGTTGACTTGAAGAGGCTAGGAGCGATGTTGTACGTGGCTCGAGAAAGTCAACCAAGCCATTTTGAAGACTTATTGCTTTTAAAAGGAGTTGGGCCCCGTACGTTACAGTCATTGGCTTTAGTCAGTGAGGTAATCCACGGTGCGCCTTCACGGTTCAATGACCCCGCTCGATTTTCCTTTGCTCATGGCGGGAAAGATGGGCATCCTTTTCCAGTTCCTTTAACCATTTACGATGAAAGTATTCAAATTTTGCAAAAAGGCATTGAAAAATCTAAACTGGGTTACGGTGAAAAATTAAAGTCGATTAACAAGTTGCACCAGATTGTCTTGGATAGCGAAAAAGATTTTCAGCCACAATTTGATATTCAACAAATTATAGCAGAAGAACGGCGAGATTCTTGGAAATATGGTGGCAGAACAGTCTTCGGAGATGCACAACCCTTGAGAACAAATGGTCGGGGTTTGCAATTGTCACTTTTCTAG
- a CDS encoding efflux RND transporter periplasmic adaptor subunit, which translates to MKRVFMLASLAITLCQIGCTSKKEEKEEKEKFTATSPVQMDTTIRKDFVSQIRSFRNIELRAQEKGYLEQIFVDEGQFVHKGQLLFRIMPKMYEAEYRKSSAEVNVAEIEVQNTKTLADKNVVSPNELAMAKAKLEQAKAEAAIAKLHLSFTEIRAPFDGTIDRIPLKLGSLVDEGELLTSLSDNSEMLVYFNVSEPEYLSYQTNVSKRGDTHVGLLLANNELFAQNGLVETIESEFNSETGNIAFRAKFPNPNRLLKHGESGKVVMNFPLKQVLIIPQKATYEMQDRKYVYVIDKEGKLKARHITIGNSLPDLYVVTSGLQKDDKFLLDGIQKAKEDDKISYSFVQPKDAISNLKLKTE; encoded by the coding sequence ATGAAAAGAGTATTTATGCTCGCTAGTTTGGCTATTACCTTATGCCAAATCGGGTGTACTTCCAAAAAGGAAGAAAAGGAAGAAAAAGAGAAATTTACAGCGACCTCTCCGGTGCAAATGGACACAACTATCCGTAAGGACTTTGTTTCCCAGATTAGGTCTTTCCGAAATATTGAGCTTCGGGCTCAGGAAAAGGGCTATCTCGAGCAGATTTTCGTAGATGAAGGACAATTTGTCCATAAAGGGCAATTACTTTTTCGGATTATGCCGAAGATGTATGAGGCCGAATACCGTAAATCTTCGGCAGAAGTTAATGTAGCAGAAATTGAAGTTCAAAATACAAAAACGCTTGCCGATAAAAATGTCGTATCGCCCAATGAACTCGCGATGGCTAAAGCAAAACTTGAGCAAGCCAAAGCTGAGGCTGCGATTGCAAAATTACATCTCTCCTTTACAGAAATCAGGGCACCTTTTGACGGAACCATTGATCGGATTCCATTGAAATTGGGAAGTTTGGTGGATGAAGGTGAATTATTGACAAGTCTGTCCGACAACAGTGAGATGCTGGTTTATTTCAATGTCTCCGAACCTGAATATTTAAGTTATCAAACTAACGTGAGTAAACGTGGAGATACTCATGTCGGCTTGTTGCTTGCCAATAATGAGTTGTTCGCTCAAAATGGTCTTGTGGAGACCATAGAAAGTGAGTTCAACAGTGAGACGGGAAATATTGCTTTTAGAGCGAAATTTCCCAATCCAAACCGTCTATTAAAACATGGCGAGAGCGGCAAGGTGGTGATGAACTTTCCGCTGAAACAGGTTTTAATTATTCCACAGAAAGCGACATACGAAATGCAGGACCGTAAATATGTGTATGTAATCGATAAGGAGGGCAAATTAAAAGCCCGTCATATCACCATTGGTAACTCCCTACCAGATCTGTATGTGGTAACGAGCGGACTTCAAAAAGATGATAAATTTTTGTTGGATGGTATTCAGAAAGCAAAAGAGGATGATAAAATCAGCTACAGCTTTGTGCAACCTAAAGACGCCATCTCAAATTTGAAGTTAAAAACAGAATAG